A part of Oncorhynchus clarkii lewisi isolate Uvic-CL-2024 chromosome 17, UVic_Ocla_1.0, whole genome shotgun sequence genomic DNA contains:
- the LOC139371369 gene encoding apoptosis facilitator Bcl-2-like protein 14, with product MEVAEKKMPKQAQLLSLGRKDTSHLLEVYVKRSISLSDGTCEDQRSPTKPRKWVTLSEKRRRVHRHSIDSLVTLGPSKLDDGDATSTPPDEGFVIPNVAPVEIPGPADIPEIDASTELENKSKEGKKRTKRPSLWKSFLGFFSKKGSDQKDEHESGTETGGQSQGNKSIKKQWRSMRRLPLRKIKSDSFRGSVRRSSARNRANTTEITGVESVVSVVLTDSYYEKVSEELEKIVSEEKETDTASTDEDVIKRIIVLMKQQGDVIDNKLKENSSLSAFFQKLSYSTFQQLADTYVETETPTGQSRQTPHTVGPGPVNAPELVKLAFTLDFTARVACLSRQSTGHIMGLGNRYLEDRFTQTPEVNPDQTLHNQDGPNR from the exons ATGGAGGTTGCAGAAAAGAAGATGCCCAAACAGGCCCAGCTGCTCTCTCTTGGCCGCAAGGACACCAGTCACCTCTTGGAAGTGTATGTGAAGCGCAGCATCAGTTTAAGTGACGGGACATGTGAGGACCAGAGGTCACCAACAAAGCCTCGGAAGTGGGTGACACTGTCAGAGAAACGCAGAAGAGTCCACCGGCATTCTATTGACTCCTTGGTCACCTTAGGGCCCAGCAAACTTGACGATGGCGATGCCACCAGCACACCACCCGACGAGGGCTTTGTTATACCAAATGTGGCTCCTGTAGAAATCCCAGGGCCTGCTGATATTCCTGAGATTGATGCGTCTACTGAACTGGAGAATAAGTCtaaagagggaaagaagaggACCAAAAGGCCCTCTCTCTGGAAAAGTTTTCTGGGTTTCTTCTCGAAGAAGGGGAGTGACCAGAAAGATGAGCATGAGTCTGGTACAGAAACTGGTGGACAGTCGCAAGGAAACAAATCCATAAAAAAGCAATGGCGCTCCATGAGGAGACTACCTCTGAGAAAAATAAAGAGTGACAGCTTCAGAGGGTCTGTGAGGAGATCATCGGCTCGGAACAGGGCCAACACTACAGAAATAACTGGAGTTGAAT CGGTTGTGAGTGTGGTGCTTACAGACTCGTACTATGAGAAAGTGTCAGAAGAGCTGGAGAAGATTGtgtctgaggagaaagagacagacacagcTTCTACAGATG AGGACGTCATCAAAAGGATCATTGTTCTGATGAAGCAGCAAGGAGACGTCATTGATAACAAG CTGAAGGAGAACTCCAGCCTGAGCGCATTCTTCCAGAAGCTGTCCTACAGCACCTTCCAGCAGTTGGCTGATACGTACGTGGAGACAGAGACCCCTACAGGCCAGAGCCGCCAGACACCACACACTGTTGGGCCCGGGCCCGTCAACGCCCCGGAGCTGGTCAAGCTGGCCTTCACTCTGGACTTCACAGCCAGAGTGGCCTGTCTCTCCAGACAATCCACAGGACACATCATGGGCCTGGGCAACCGCTACTTAGAGGACCGCTTCACCCAGACACCAGAG